A single genomic interval of Malania oleifera isolate guangnan ecotype guangnan chromosome 13, ASM2987363v1, whole genome shotgun sequence harbors:
- the LOC131146834 gene encoding large ribosomal subunit protein eL39-like, with protein MASHKTFRIKKKLAKKMRQNRPIPHSIRMRTHNTIRYNAKRMHWQRTKLGF; from the coding sequence ATGGCGTCACACAAGACCTTCAGGATCAAGAAGAAGCTGGCCAAAAAGATGAGGCAGAACAGGCCTATTCCTCACTCGATCCGTATGAGGACTCACAACACCATTAGGTACAATGCGAAACGCATGCATTGGCAGCGTACGAAGTTAGGGTTTTAA
- the LOC131146835 gene encoding conserved oligomeric Golgi complex subunit 7, with protein sequence MMVDLNSFSDEKFDPKKWINAACQARHPQDSVDKHLVDLEMKLQMVSEEIAASLEDQSAAAILRVPRASRDVIRIRDDSLSLRSAVSSILLKLKKAEGSSAESIAALAKVDTVKQRMEAAYETLQDAAGLTQLSSTVEDVFASGDLPRAAETLANMRHCLSAVGEVAEFANVRKQLEVLEDRLDAMVQPRLMDALSNRKVDVAQDLRGILIRIGRFKSLEMHYTKVHLKPLKQLWEDFDLRLRNAKLASEKNDVERRTSSYEFQSTLSTISFFSWLPTFYDELLLYLEQEWKWCMIAFPDDYKILVPKLLVEMMATVSASFVSRVNLATGDVVPETKALAKGILDILSGEMPKGNKIQAKHLEALIELHSMTGTFVRNIQHLFSESDLQILLDTMKAVYIPYELFKQRYGQMERAILSSEIAGIDLRGAVARGVGAQGIELSETVRRMEESIPQVILLLEAAVERCISLTGGSEADELILALDDIMLQYISTLQETLKSLRVVCGVDSVGDASKKELGLDKKEGAHNARKVDMVSNEEEWSIVQGALQILTVADCLTSRSSVFEASLRATLARLSTSLSFSVFGSSVDQNRSHVASDGGNGDYSLAGRAALDVAAVRLVDIPEKARKLFNLLDQSKDPRFHALPLASQRVAAFADTVNELVYDVLISKVRQRLSDVARLPIWSSVEEPSAFPLPSFSAYPQPYVTSVGEYLLTLPQQLEPLAEGISNSDANTDASTDEAQFFATEWMFKVAEGATALYMDQLRGIQYITDRGAQQLAVDIEYLSNVLSALSVPIPPILSTFHACLSTPRDQLKSLVKSDSGSQLDISTANLVCRIRRVNLEQ encoded by the exons ATGATGGTGGATCTGAACTCCTTCTCCGATGAGAAGTTCGACCCAAAGAAATGGATCAACGCGGCCTGCCAGGCTCGCCACCCCCAAGACTCTGTCGACAAGCACCTCGTCGATCTGGAGATGAAGCTTCAGATGGTCTCCGAGGAGATTGCCGCATCCCTCGAGGATCAGAGCGCTGCTGCCATCCTCCGCGTCCCTCGCGCCTCCCGCGACGTCATCCGCATCCGCGATGACTCCCTCTCCCTTCGCTCCGCGGTCTCCTCCATCCTCCTCAAGCTAAAGAAg GCGGAGGGGTCATCAGCAGAATCAATAGCTGCTCTTGCTAAAGTTGATACAGTCAAGCAGAGAATGGAAGCTGCATATGAAACATTACAG GATGCGGCAGGGTTAACTCAATTAAGTTCGACTGTGGAAGATGTCTTTGCTAGTGGTGATCTTCCTCGAGCTGCAGAAACTTTAGCTAATATGAGGCATTGCTTGTCTGCTGTCGGGGAG GTTGCTGAATTTGCTAATGTTAGGAAGCAGCTTGAAGTCTTAGAAGATAGGCTAGATGCAATGGTTCAGCCCCGTCTTATGGACGCTTTATCCAATCGCAAG GTTGATGTTGCCCAAGATTTGCGGGGAATCCTTATACGGATTGGGAGATTCAAGTCTCTAGAGATGCACTACACAAAAGTTCACCTAAAGCCCTTGAAGCAGCTCTGGGAAGATTTTGACTTGAGACTTCGAAACGCTAAGCTTGCAAGTGAGAAGAATGATGTGGAAAGGCGAACAAGTAGCTATGAATTTCAATCAACCTTGAGTACAATTTCATTCTTCAGTTGGTTACCGACTTTCTATGATGAGTTGCTACTCTATCTTGAGCAAGAATGGAAGTG GTGTATGATTGCTTTTCCCGATGATTATAAAATTCTTGTCCCAAAGCTTCTTGTTGAGATGATGGCAACAGTGAGTGCAAGCTTTGTTTCCCGTGTCAACCTTGCTACTGGTGATGTTGTTCCTGAAACAAAAGCTTTGGCTAAAG GTATTTTAGATATCCTATCAGGAGAAATGCCAAAAGGTAACAAAATTCAGGCTAAGCATCTTGAGGCACTGATTGAATTACACAGCATGACGGGTACTTTTGTGAGGAACATACAACACTTGTTTTCAGAATCTGATCTTCAGATTCTTCTGGATACAATGAAGGCAGTTTACATTCCTTATGAATTATTTAAACAGAG GTATGGACAGATGGAGCGTGCCATCCTCTCTTCTGAGATTGCAGGGATTGATCTTAGGGGAGCTGTTGCACGTGGTGTGGGAGCCCAGGGAATTGAACTCAGTGAAACAGTTCGAAGGATGGAGGAGTCAATTCCCCAGGTTATCTTACTTCTCGAGGCAGCAGTGGAGAGGTGCATCAGCTTAACTGGGGGCTCTGAGGCGGATGAGTTAATTCTGGCACTTGATGACATCATGTTGCAGTACATTTCCACACTGCAAGAAACCCTGAAATCATTAAGAGTTGTATGTGGAGTAGATAGTGTAGGTGATGCTTCGAAGAAGGAATTGGGATTGGACAAAAAGGAAGGAGCTCACAATGCGCGCAAAGTTGACATGGTCTCAAATGAGGAGGAGTGGTCCATTGTTCAAGGTGCATTGCAGATCCTCACAGTTGCAGATTGTTTAACTAGCAGATCTTCTGTTTTTGAAGCTTCCTTGAGAGCTACTCTTGCTAGATTGAGCACAAGCTTATCTTTTTCAGTATTTGGTTCTAGTGTGGATCAAAACCGGTCACATGTTGCAAGTGATGGTGGAAATGGGGACTACTCTTTGGCTGGAAGGGCTGCCTTGGATGTGGCAGCTGTACGGCTTGTCGACATTCCTGAGAAGGCTCGGAAGCTGTTTAACCTTTTGGACCAG TCTAAAGATCCCCGATTCCATGCACTTCCACTTGCATCCCAGAGAGTTGCAGCATTTGCAGACACAGTGAATGAACTTGTATATGATGTCCTCATATCAAAAGTACGGCAACGCCTCAGTGACGTGGCCCGTTTGCCGATTTGGTCTTCTGTGGAGGAGCCGAGTGCTTTCCCTCTCCCTAGCTTCAGTGCCTACCCTCAGCCATATGTGACGAGTGTTGGTGAATATCTTCTTACTTTACCGCAGCAGTTGGAGCCACTTGCGGAGGGCATCTCAAACAGTGATGCAAACACTGATGCTAGTACTGACGAAGCCCAGTTCTTTGCAACTGAATGGATGTTCAAG GTTGCAGAAGGTGCAACTGCTCTGTACATGGATCAGCTGCGGGGGATTCAGTATATAACCGATAGAGGAGCACAGCAGCTGGCTGTTGACATTGAGTATCTGAGTAATGTGCTTTCAGCTCTATCAGTGCCAATCCCTCCAATTCTCTCCACCTTCCACGCATGCCTTTCAACTCCAAGAGATCAGCTAAAGAGCCTCGTGAAATCAGATTCAGGAAGCCAGCTTGATATTTCGACTGCCAATCTTGTGTGTAGAATCAGGCGTGTCAACTTAGAACAGTGA
- the LOC131146836 gene encoding uncharacterized protein LOC131146836, protein MDAQRALLDELMGAARNLTDEEKKSYKEITWDDKEVCVFYMVRFCPHDLFVNTRSDLGPCPRIHDQKLKESFEKSPRHDSYVPKFEAELAQFCEKLVTDLDRRVRRGRERLAQEVEVTPSPAPVSAEKAEQLSVLEEKIKNLLEQVETLGETGKVDEAEALMRKVEILNAEKTILTQQPQNDKVLMLAQEKKMALCEICGSFLVANDAAERTQSHVTGKQHIGYGMVRDFITEFKAAKEKAREEERIKREKEAEERRKRKEKESESRGRRSDSSDRDRYRDRDHDRDRERDRYRDRERDRERSREWNGRGNRDGGREYFRNGRDGGRDRYRDRNSNMEWDRSRSRSPVRYGQRKSPRSPVRPY, encoded by the exons ATGGATGCTCAGAGAGCTCTGCTGGACGAGCTGATGGGTGCAG CTCGTAATCTTACCGATGAAGAGAAGAAGAGTTATAAGGAAATTACGTGGGATGATAAGGAGGTTTGTGTATTTTATATGGTTCGGTTCTGTCCCCATGACCTGTTCGTCAACACTCGTAGCGATCTCG GACCATGCCCTAGAATTCACGATCAGAAGTTGAAAGAAAG TTTTGAGAAGTCTCCCAGACACGACTCATACGTGCCTAAGTTTGAAGCAGAGCTTGCTCAGTTTTGTGAGAAACTG GTGACTGACTTGGACAGAAGAGTTAGGCGTGGGCGAGAACGCCTTGCTCAAGAGGTGGAAGTCACTCCCTCGCCTGCTCCAGTTTCAGCTGAAAAGGCTGAGCAGTTATCTGTGCTGGAGGAGAAAATAAAGAACCTGCTGGAACAAGTGGAAACACTGGGAGAAACTGGCAAGGTGGATGAAGCTGAGGCACTTATGAGAAAG GTGGAGATTCTTAATGCAGAGAAAACCATCTTGACTCAACAACCTCAGAATGACAAAGTGCTTATGCTTGCTCAGGAGAAAAAAATGGCACTATGTGAGATCTGTGGTTCTTTTCTAGTAGCAAATGATGCTGCTGAGAGGACTCAGTCCCATGTCACAGGCAAGCAGCATATTGGTTATGGCATGGTCAGGGACTTTATAACCGAGTTCAAG GCTGCCAAGGAGAAGGCAAGGGAAGAGGAAAGAATAAAAAGGGAGAAAGAAGCAGAAGAACGAAGGAAGCGTAAAGAGAAGGAATCTGAGAGTAGAGGTAGAAGAAGTGATTCAAGTGACAGGGACAGGTATCGTGATCGTGATCACGATCGAGACAGGGAGCGAGACCGGTACCGCGATCGGGAACGAGATCGTGAACGATCTCGGGAGTGGAATGGTAGAGGAAATCGGGATGGGGGAAGAGAGTATTTCAGAAATGGAAGAGATGGAGGCAGGGATAGGTACCGTGATCGGAATTCAAATATGGAGTGGGATAGGAGCAGGTCCCGTTCCCCTGTTAGGTATGGGCAGCGGAAGTCTCCTAGAAGTCCAGTTCGCCCATATTAG